The following nucleotide sequence is from Candidatus Methylomirabilota bacterium.
CTCTCCGCCATAAACCAACCTGAAACCTGTGCGGGATGGCAAAACAGAGCATTGTGTGCGAATCGACTGAAGCTCAAGTAGGCGTACGGCCATGAACCGCGCCCTGATCACAGGCATTACCGGGCAAGACGGCTCTTACTTGGCAGAGCTTCTGCTGTCCAAAGGATACGAAGTTCACGGGGTCGTCCGCCGGGCCAGTACGTTTAACACACAAAGGATCGAGCACCTTTATTTGGATCCGCATGAACCAGAGACTCGCTTACGGCTTCACTATGGTGACCTTTCGGACTCGAGCCGGCTTACCAATCTCTTGTATGAGATCCGTCCCCACGAGGTGTATCACCTGGGCGCCCAGAGTCACGTACGGGTGAGCTTCGACATGCCTGATTACACGGGGGATATCACGGGGCTTGGGACGGTCCGTTTGCTGGAAGCGATTCGGAAGAGCGGCGTGAAGTGCAAACTCTACCAAGCCTCGAGCAGCGAGATGTTCGGGGACGCTTCAGTTCCGCAGAGCGAGAAGGATGGCTTCCGTCCACGGAGCCCGTATGCGGCGTCGAAAGTGTACGCCTACTGGATGGTTGTAAATTATCGGGAGGGCTATGGGCTCTTCGCCTGTAACGGAATCATGTTCAATCACGAGTCTCCCCGGCGGGGTGAGACGTTTGTCTCTCGGAAGATCACGCGTGCCGTGGCAGAGATTCTCGCGGGTGGCCAGAAGAAACTCTTCCTCGGAAATCTTGATGCCCGCCGTGACTGGGGTTACGCACCAGAGTACGTCGAGGGGATGTGGCTGATGCTTCAGCAGGACCAACCTGGCGATCTCGTGTTTGGAACGGGAGAGAGCCACTCGGTGCGGGAATTTGTGGAGGAGGCCTTTGGCTACGCGAACTTGGACTGGCGCCAATATGTTGAGATCGATCCACGGTACTTCCGGCCGACGGAGGTTTCCTTTCTTCAGGCAGATTCGTCCGAAGCCAAGCGGCGGCTCGGTTGGGAACCTCAGGTGACTTTCCACCAGCTCGTCAGGATCATGGTGGACACGGATCTGGAGGCAGTCGGCCTTCCTGCGCTGGGAGAAGGGAAGCGGGGCGTCGCTGATGGTCGGCTAAGGTGGCTTAGGAAGCCATGATGGAGCTCTGCGACAAGCGGATCGTGGTAACGGGTGGGGGAGGCTTTCTGGGAAGGTACGTAGTTCGAACCCTTCTGGAGCGTGGGTGCAAAGAGGTCGTGGTGCCGCGCCGGAGCGATTATGATCTGACGCGGGAAGGGGTTGTAGAGCAGCTTTACCGCGACGTGCGACCACAGGTGGTGATCCACCTCGCGGCCGTGGTTGGGGGTATCGGGGTGAACTGCCTAAATCCTGGCCGATTCTTTTATGAGAACCTCGTCATGGGTTCGCTGTTAATGGAGTATGCGCGGCAAGCACGGGTCGAGAAGTTTGTAGCAATCGGGACGATCTGCGCGTACCCCAAGTACACGCCGGTCCCCTTTCGGGAAGAGGATCTCTGGAACGGCTACCCCGAAGAGACGAAT
It contains:
- the gmd gene encoding GDP-mannose 4,6-dehydratase, yielding MNRALITGITGQDGSYLAELLLSKGYEVHGVVRRASTFNTQRIEHLYLDPHEPETRLRLHYGDLSDSSRLTNLLYEIRPHEVYHLGAQSHVRVSFDMPDYTGDITGLGTVRLLEAIRKSGVKCKLYQASSSEMFGDASVPQSEKDGFRPRSPYAASKVYAYWMVVNYREGYGLFACNGIMFNHESPRRGETFVSRKITRAVAEILAGGQKKLFLGNLDARRDWGYAPEYVEGMWLMLQQDQPGDLVFGTGESHSVREFVEEAFGYANLDWRQYVEIDPRYFRPTEVSFLQADSSEAKRRLGWEPQVTFHQLVRIMVDTDLEAVGLPALGEGKRGVADGRLRWLRKP